The Nocardioides zeae genome includes the window GGGTCGCGTCGGCTACGCCGCCGCCTCCGTCGCGGTCATCGCCCGGGGGGCGGGGATCTCGAAGCCGATGGTCTACAGCTACTTCGGCTCCAAGGAGGGCCTGTACGCCGCGTGCGTCGACCTCGCCGGAGCCGTCGTCGCCGACGAGGTCGAGCGCAGTGCCGCCCTCGGGGCCGTCGGGCTCGAGCGCGGCCTCCTCACGGTGGCCGGCCTGGCCGCCGCGCTGGACGGTCGGCCCCACCTGTGGCGGGTGCTCTTCGACCCGACGGCCCCGACCACCGGTCCGGCCGCCGAGGTCGGTCGCCGCCACACCGCTCGCCTCCACGAGCGGGCGGTCGAGGGCGTGGGGGAGATGCTGCGCCTCGCGGGCGACGCGG containing:
- a CDS encoding TetR/AcrR family transcriptional regulator, with the protein product MTSAPRTGTKGVPRAEREAQILEVALAELGRVGYAAASVAVIARGAGISKPMVYSYFGSKEGLYAACVDLAGAVVADEVERSAALGAVGLERGLLTVAGLAAALDGRPHLWRVLFDPTAPTTGPAAEVGRRHTARLHERAVEGVGEMLRLAGDADPADLDLMVQVWVGILDTVMRWWADHPDEDGAAVVARAERVVGALLGVR